A part of Heliangelus exortis chromosome 3, bHelExo1.hap1, whole genome shotgun sequence genomic DNA contains:
- the MYCT1 gene encoding myc target protein 1 → MDRNSTYSPITWPPKFWEQITIAFTVSMVVGLVIGGIIWALFTCLSRRRASAHITQGSSSAFTRRSRPPSHGHATSRTGFYRNSSCERRSNLSLASLTFQRQASLEQANSFPRKSSFRASTFHPFLQCPPLPVETNSQLITLTPTNTTTTLAASTPNTLSRPEFHWSNNSLRICHSTQTPPPAYETIIKAFPDS, encoded by the exons ATGGATAGAAACAGCACTTACTCTCCAATCACATGGCCACCAAAATTTTGGG AGCAGATAACAATAGCCTTCACAGTGTCCATGGTGGTGGGACTGGTGATTGGAGGGATCATCTGGGCGTTGTTCACTTGCTTGTCCCGTCGCAGAGCTAGCGCCCACATTACCCAGGGGAGTTCCTCAGCCTTCACCCGCCGCTCCAGACCCCCGTCCCATGGCCACGCTACCAGCAGGACTGGATTTTACCGCAACAGCAGTTGTGAACGTCGGAGCAACCTCAGCCTGGCCAGCCTCACCTTCCAGCGCCAAGCCTCCCTGGAGCAAGCCAACTCTTTCCCCAGAAAGTCAAGCTTCCGTGCGTCTACCTTCCACCCTTTCCTGCAGTGTCCTCCCCTCCCTGTGGAGACGAACAGTCAGCTGATTACCCTCACTCCCACAAACACCACCACGACCCTGGCGGCAAGCACCCCCAACACCTTGAGTCGACCCGAATTCCACTGGTCCAACAACAGCCTCCGCATCTGCCACTCGACACAAACACCCCCTCCCGCCTACGAAACCATCATAAAAGCCTTCCCTGACTCTTGA